A window from Methylococcus mesophilus encodes these proteins:
- the gstA gene encoding glutathione transferase GstA, with product MKLYYFPGACSLAPHIVLREAGLDFELENVDLGTKKTGSGAEFLQVNPKGYVPALQLDDGQVLTEDQVILQYLADLKPESGLMPPSGTFERYRLLEWLAFISTEIHKTFGPFWNPESPEASKQIALGLLSRRLDYVEDQLAAGGPWLMGDRYSVADAYLFTVLGWCEYLKIDLSKWPRILAYLERSLSRPTVQAAMKAEGLTG from the coding sequence ATGAAACTCTACTATTTCCCCGGTGCCTGTTCCCTGGCGCCCCACATCGTGCTGCGCGAAGCAGGTCTGGATTTCGAGTTGGAGAACGTCGATCTCGGCACCAAGAAGACCGGAAGCGGCGCAGAGTTTCTCCAGGTCAATCCCAAGGGCTACGTACCGGCATTGCAGTTGGACGATGGTCAGGTGCTGACCGAGGACCAGGTCATCCTGCAATACCTCGCGGACCTCAAGCCCGAGTCCGGCCTGATGCCGCCGTCGGGGACGTTCGAGCGCTACCGGCTCCTGGAGTGGCTGGCCTTCATCTCCACCGAGATCCACAAAACCTTCGGCCCGTTCTGGAATCCGGAATCTCCCGAGGCCAGCAAGCAGATTGCACTCGGGCTGCTGTCGCGGAGGCTGGATTACGTGGAAGATCAGCTGGCGGCGGGCGGTCCCTGGCTGATGGGGGACCGCTACAGCGTGGCCGACGCTTATCTCTTTACCGTGCTGGGTTGGTGCGAATACCTCAAGATCGATCTCTCGAAGTGGCCGCGCATTCTCGCCTACCTGGAGCGGAGTCTGTCACGGCCGACGGTTCAGGCCGCGATGAAGGCCGAAGGACTGACCGGATAA
- the amrB gene encoding AmmeMemoRadiSam system protein B has product MRSVRTPAVAGLFYPADRRQLHAMLQGYIGEARTVGTPPKALIAPHAGYVYSGPVAASAYTLLKPARSSIRRVVLLGPSHRVAFRGLALSSAQSFSTPLGDIPLDLDAEATLAALPFVHVLDQAHVLEHSLEVQLPFLQEVLEDFKLVPIVVGDAAPAQVAEAIDLLWGGDETLIVVSSDLSHYHDYATAKRMDRATSEAIESLRPEDIGFDDACGRLPVAGLLIAAHRRGLTAITVDLRNSGDTAGSKDSVVGYGAYVIESGHLSA; this is encoded by the coding sequence ATGCGATCCGTTCGAACTCCCGCCGTCGCCGGCCTGTTCTATCCCGCGGACCGTCGCCAGCTCCACGCCATGCTGCAAGGCTACATCGGCGAAGCGAGAACCGTCGGCACACCGCCCAAGGCCCTGATCGCCCCTCATGCCGGCTACGTCTATTCCGGCCCCGTCGCCGCCAGCGCCTATACCTTGCTGAAGCCTGCGCGGAGCAGCATCCGCCGCGTCGTGCTGCTGGGCCCTTCGCACCGCGTAGCCTTCCGGGGCCTCGCCTTGAGCAGCGCGCAAAGCTTCTCGACACCGCTAGGGGACATCCCGCTGGACCTCGACGCCGAAGCGACCCTGGCCGCGCTGCCGTTCGTACATGTCCTGGATCAGGCCCATGTGCTGGAACACAGCCTCGAAGTCCAACTGCCGTTCCTGCAGGAAGTACTGGAAGATTTCAAACTGGTGCCGATCGTGGTCGGCGATGCCGCTCCCGCCCAGGTCGCCGAGGCGATCGACCTGTTGTGGGGCGGAGACGAAACCCTCATCGTCGTCAGCTCGGACTTGAGCCATTATCACGACTACGCCACGGCCAAGCGGATGGACCGGGCGACCTCCGAGGCCATTGAGTCGCTGCGCCCCGAGGACATCGGCTTCGACGACGCCTGCGGACGGCTGCCGGTGGCGGGCCTCCTCATCGCCGCACACCGCCGGGGCCTCACGGCGATTACGGTCGATCTGCGCAATTCCGGCGATACCGCCGGTTCCAAGGACAGCGTCGTAGGATACGGAGCCTATGTCATCGAATCAGGACACTTGTCCGCTTGA
- a CDS encoding Na/Pi symporter — protein sequence MESFDQLVLGLGLFFLGLRLIGQSLSELGGGGFRHAVKAATHTPPLASMLGVMSGALTQSATAVTFILASMLGSGLIKPAAARLVVVWSNVGLTALAFLAAVDIHPLVAYFVGGTGIALGSVRAKPWSTVAAALLGVGLLLFALENMGAGAAPLKNEPWFRAGLETALASPWFAFACGFGAAALLQSNAGATMLVITLCGAGAMPASAALPMIYGTNLGAIPLRAMLALGMQGDAIRLVRTEDLFCLASGLLMMALFVGEHFGVPLVGALAAELTASSSGQLAVAFLLSNLLPALALSPFLPACARLLDRFWPPAPEKALGEPAFLFSHALTDPPTALDLLAKELGRLLGSVRVAPRRSDGRKPSADTDPDLLEPEFLRLAAAIESFCVKLALRDGLGPAETARLHRFRTALAIVWHVAEASAEFSIHLGALPGPVEVVAAPLRARLEHLLILAAGAVTSLDSAGIAEFHAQTRRHGEPVTALRQAYLDGVAALETEQSIEAGILDTDFELCVWLLHRFAKLLPGLAFRPMARASG from the coding sequence ATGGAATCCTTCGACCAACTCGTCCTGGGCTTGGGCCTGTTCTTTCTCGGCCTCAGACTGATCGGCCAGAGCCTTTCCGAGTTGGGCGGCGGCGGATTCCGCCACGCGGTCAAGGCTGCCACCCATACCCCGCCGCTGGCTTCGATGCTCGGCGTCATGAGCGGTGCGCTGACCCAGAGCGCCACCGCCGTGACCTTCATTCTGGCCAGCATGCTCGGCAGCGGCCTGATCAAGCCGGCGGCGGCCCGCCTCGTTGTCGTCTGGTCCAACGTCGGCCTCACCGCCCTGGCTTTTCTCGCCGCCGTCGACATCCATCCGTTGGTGGCCTATTTCGTCGGCGGGACCGGCATCGCCCTGGGTTCCGTGCGCGCCAAGCCCTGGAGTACCGTCGCCGCTGCCCTACTCGGCGTCGGCCTGTTGCTGTTCGCGCTGGAAAACATGGGGGCAGGTGCCGCCCCGTTGAAGAACGAGCCCTGGTTCCGGGCAGGTCTGGAGACGGCGCTGGCTTCGCCGTGGTTCGCCTTCGCCTGCGGCTTCGGTGCCGCGGCGCTGCTGCAATCCAACGCGGGGGCAACGATGCTGGTGATCACCTTGTGCGGGGCGGGTGCGATGCCGGCATCCGCCGCGCTTCCGATGATTTACGGCACCAACCTGGGAGCGATTCCGCTGCGGGCCATGCTGGCTCTCGGCATGCAAGGCGACGCCATCCGTCTGGTCCGCACCGAGGACCTGTTCTGCCTCGCCAGCGGGCTGCTGATGATGGCGCTGTTCGTGGGCGAGCACTTCGGCGTGCCCCTGGTGGGCGCTTTGGCGGCGGAACTGACGGCTTCTTCCTCTGGCCAACTCGCCGTGGCGTTTCTGCTCTCGAATCTGCTGCCTGCGCTGGCGCTTTCGCCTTTCCTGCCCGCCTGCGCCCGCCTGCTCGACCGCTTCTGGCCGCCCGCGCCGGAAAAGGCGCTGGGCGAGCCGGCGTTCCTGTTCAGCCATGCGCTCACGGATCCGCCGACTGCGCTCGATCTTCTCGCGAAGGAACTGGGGAGGCTGCTCGGTTCTGTGCGGGTGGCACCGCGCCGATCGGACGGAAGAAAGCCGTCCGCCGATACCGACCCCGACCTGCTGGAGCCGGAATTCCTCCGGCTCGCCGCCGCCATCGAGAGCTTCTGCGTCAAGCTGGCCTTGCGCGACGGGCTCGGGCCGGCCGAGACCGCCCGTCTGCACCGATTCCGGACGGCGCTCGCCATCGTGTGGCATGTCGCGGAAGCTTCCGCCGAGTTCTCCATCCATCTCGGTGCCCTGCCCGGACCGGTCGAGGTGGTGGCCGCTCCTCTGCGAGCCCGGTTGGAGCACCTGCTCATCCTGGCGGCGGGAGCGGTCACCTCGCTGGACTCGGCAGGGATCGCCGAATTCCACGCGCAGACCCGCCGCCACGGCGAGCCGGTCACAGCGCTCCGGCAGGCGTATTTGGACGGGGTCGCTGCCCTGGAAACAGAGCAGAGCATCGAGGCCGGCATCTTGGATACGGACTTCGAGCTGTGCGTCTGGCTGTTGCATCGCTTCGCCAAACTGCTCCCAGGCTTGGCTTTCAGGCCGATGGCCCGTGCTTCAGGGTGA
- the amrA gene encoding AmmeMemoRadiSam system protein A encodes MSSNQDTCPLEPAYRQHLLDLALASIRHGLETGRPLPVDLSNLPPPLRERRATFVTLKKGGELRGCIGCLEAVKPLAADVADNAFSAAFRDPRFPPVTADEIDGLDIHISLLTPPEPMNFVSERDLIGQLRAGIDGLILQDGLLRGTFLPSVWEALPRPGEFFRQLKLKAGLPEDYWSDTLRISRYRVESIEQA; translated from the coding sequence ATGTCATCGAATCAGGACACTTGTCCGCTTGAACCCGCCTACCGGCAACACCTGCTCGACCTTGCGCTTGCCTCGATCCGGCACGGCCTGGAAACCGGCAGGCCTCTCCCGGTCGATCTCTCGAACCTGCCCCCGCCGCTCCGTGAACGGCGGGCGACTTTCGTCACGCTGAAAAAGGGCGGCGAACTGCGCGGCTGCATCGGCTGCCTGGAAGCGGTGAAGCCGCTGGCCGCCGACGTGGCCGACAATGCCTTTTCCGCCGCCTTCCGCGACCCGCGCTTCCCGCCCGTCACGGCGGACGAAATCGACGGCCTGGACATCCATATCTCCCTGCTCACCCCGCCCGAACCCATGAATTTCGTTTCCGAGCGCGACCTGATCGGACAACTGAGGGCCGGCATCGACGGCCTGATTCTTCAGGACGGCCTTCTGCGCGGCACCTTTCTGCCTTCCGTGTGGGAAGCCTTGCCGCGGCCGGGGGAGTTCTTCCGCCAGCTCAAGCTCAAGGCGGGTTTGCCGGAGGACTATTGGTCGGACACATTGAGGATTTCCCGGTACCGGGTCGAGAGCATCGAACAGGCTTAA
- the ppk1 gene encoding polyphosphate kinase 1, whose translation MSIETAKPAAAAATEHFFNRELSWLDFNDRVLQEALDARTPLLERLKFAAIFSSNLDEFFMVRISGLIERERAGAAGSAPDGMSPSQQLDAIRVHLARQTDRQHRLFDGELRELMRRHGIFLLDYAALDEPQRSALEAHFSEQVFPVLTPLSVDAGHPFPQMSNLSLNLAVVVEDPATGLRKFARIKVPDTLPRFVALPQGPAEPVWAGVPLEQLIAGNLARLFPGMIVRGHHMFRITRDADFTVREDEAEDLMLAIEEEIGKRRLDGFVCRLEIEGSMPAELRESLMEELEVSGRDVYEFDGLLNLKDLFYFLSLPLPELKDAPWTPVVPARFHAAPDESGEPRATLFDEIRKGDLLVHHPYHSFAATVQEFITQAAHDPQVLAIKLTLYRTSGDSPIVRALVDAAAARKQVAALVELKARFDEENNIAWANRLEDAGAHVVYGVMGLKTHTKIALVVRKEGDALRRYVHVGTGNYNPKTANLYTDLGLFSCRDDLVADVGDLFNYLTGYSRQDAYRKLLVAPLTLRRRMYELIAREMEHARSGAGGHIVAKMNALVDPDMIRHLYDACRAGVRIELVVRGICCLRPGIAGLSENIRVVSVVGRYLEHSRIFRFKNGGADEFYIGSADWMTRNLDQRVEAVAPVEDPAAVRHLEQVLDFLLNDNRHAWDLQPDGRYLQRQPAEGEPERAAQSLLMEGARLGEF comes from the coding sequence ATGAGCATCGAGACCGCCAAACCCGCCGCCGCTGCGGCCACGGAGCATTTTTTCAACCGCGAACTGAGCTGGCTCGATTTCAACGACCGGGTTCTGCAAGAGGCGCTGGACGCACGCACGCCGCTGCTGGAACGCCTGAAATTCGCGGCGATCTTCAGTTCCAACCTGGACGAATTTTTCATGGTCCGGATTTCGGGCCTGATCGAGCGGGAACGGGCCGGCGCCGCCGGTTCCGCGCCGGACGGCATGTCGCCCTCGCAGCAGCTCGACGCCATTCGCGTCCATCTGGCCAGGCAAACCGACCGGCAACACCGGCTGTTCGACGGCGAACTACGGGAGCTCATGAGGCGGCACGGCATATTTCTGCTCGACTACGCCGCGCTGGACGAGCCGCAGCGCAGCGCACTCGAAGCGCATTTTTCCGAACAGGTGTTTCCGGTGCTCACGCCGCTGAGCGTCGATGCGGGCCATCCGTTCCCGCAGATGTCGAATCTCAGCCTGAACCTGGCCGTCGTCGTGGAGGATCCGGCAACCGGCCTGCGGAAATTCGCCCGGATCAAGGTGCCGGACACCCTTCCGAGGTTTGTCGCATTGCCGCAAGGACCAGCGGAGCCGGTCTGGGCCGGGGTCCCGCTGGAACAGCTCATCGCCGGCAACCTGGCGCGGCTGTTCCCCGGCATGATCGTCCGCGGCCACCATATGTTCCGGATCACCCGGGATGCGGATTTCACGGTCCGGGAGGATGAAGCCGAGGACCTGATGCTGGCCATCGAGGAGGAAATCGGCAAGCGCAGGCTGGACGGCTTCGTCTGCCGCCTGGAAATCGAAGGTTCGATGCCGGCCGAGCTGCGCGAGTCGCTGATGGAGGAACTGGAGGTTTCCGGCCGGGACGTCTACGAATTCGACGGGCTGCTGAACCTCAAGGACCTGTTCTATTTCCTGTCACTCCCGCTGCCCGAACTCAAGGATGCTCCCTGGACGCCCGTGGTGCCGGCCCGCTTTCACGCCGCGCCCGATGAATCCGGCGAGCCCCGCGCCACGCTGTTCGACGAGATCAGGAAGGGCGACCTCCTGGTCCACCATCCCTACCATTCCTTCGCCGCCACGGTGCAGGAGTTCATCACCCAGGCCGCCCACGATCCCCAGGTGCTCGCGATCAAGCTGACCCTGTACCGGACGTCGGGCGATTCGCCCATCGTCCGCGCGCTGGTCGATGCCGCTGCGGCCCGCAAGCAGGTCGCCGCGCTGGTCGAGCTGAAGGCGCGGTTCGATGAAGAGAACAACATCGCCTGGGCGAACAGGCTGGAAGACGCCGGAGCGCACGTGGTCTACGGCGTCATGGGACTGAAGACCCATACCAAGATCGCCCTGGTGGTCCGCAAGGAGGGCGACGCCCTGCGTCGCTACGTTCACGTCGGAACCGGCAACTACAACCCGAAGACGGCGAACCTTTACACCGACCTCGGCCTGTTCAGTTGCCGGGACGATCTGGTGGCCGATGTCGGCGACCTCTTCAATTACCTGACCGGCTATTCCCGCCAGGACGCCTACCGCAAGCTGCTGGTCGCTCCGCTCACCCTGCGCCGCCGGATGTACGAGCTCATCGCGCGGGAGATGGAGCATGCCCGCAGCGGCGCCGGCGGCCACATCGTCGCCAAGATGAACGCGCTGGTCGATCCCGACATGATCCGGCACCTGTACGACGCCTGCCGCGCCGGGGTGCGGATCGAACTGGTCGTCCGCGGTATCTGCTGCCTGCGCCCCGGCATCGCCGGCCTCAGCGAAAACATCCGGGTGGTCAGCGTCGTCGGCCGTTACCTCGAGCATTCGCGCATCTTCCGCTTCAAGAACGGCGGCGCCGACGAATTCTACATCGGCAGCGCGGACTGGATGACGCGGAACCTCGACCAGCGCGTCGAAGCGGTCGCGCCGGTGGAGGACCCCGCCGCCGTCCGCCACCTCGAGCAGGTGCTGGATTTCCTGCTGAATGACAACCGCCACGCCTGGGACCTGCAGCCGGACGGACGCTATCTGCAGCGGCAGCCAGCGGAAGGCGAACCCGAACGAGCCGCGCAGTCGCTGTTGATGGAAGGCGCCCGGCTGGGCGAATTCTAG
- a CDS encoding DUF1840 domain-containing protein, with protein MLITFESKVGRVTMFGDVALQLLRMMGNSGSVPGALLAGDIPAALEKLEGALTAEAAPVSASPEDEEEDKKEKPSLRVRAFPLIGLFKDALKHDCDVLWEQEGEAPLKF; from the coding sequence ATGCTGATAACCTTCGAAAGCAAAGTCGGACGGGTGACGATGTTCGGCGATGTCGCGCTGCAACTGCTGAGGATGATGGGGAACTCCGGCTCGGTACCGGGCGCCTTGCTGGCCGGGGACATCCCGGCTGCGCTCGAGAAGCTCGAAGGTGCCCTGACGGCCGAAGCGGCTCCGGTTTCCGCTTCGCCCGAAGACGAGGAAGAGGACAAGAAAGAGAAGCCGTCCCTGCGCGTCCGGGCTTTCCCGCTGATCGGACTGTTCAAGGACGCACTGAAGCACGACTGCGACGTGCTGTGGGAGCAGGAAGGAGAGGCTCCGCTCAAGTTCTGA
- the amrS gene encoding AmmeMemoRadiSam system radical SAM enzyme, which translates to MDTYIDAAEAFPTRFWHTLDDGRVQCDVCPRFCKLHEGQRGLCFVRGNVGGKVALLSYGRSSGFCVDPIEKKPLNHFLPGTPVFSFGTAGCNLACKFCQNWDISKSREMDSLLDRASPEAIAQTAKALGCRSVAYTYNDPVIFHEYTIDTARACRELGVKSVAVSAGYQCAEPRAEFYRYMDAANIDLKAFTEDFYHKICGGHLQPVLETLEYIKHETSVWLEITTLLIPDENDSEQELEALTRWVVEKLGPDVPLHFSAFHPDWKMLNKSATPPTTLLEARRIAMKNGVRYAYVGNIHHKEGDSTYCHHCGQMLIGRDWYELSEWNLTPEGRCNRCGTPCAGVFEAEPGDWGAKRMPVSMAGRV; encoded by the coding sequence ATGGACACCTACATCGATGCCGCGGAAGCCTTTCCCACCCGTTTCTGGCATACCCTGGACGACGGCCGCGTCCAGTGCGACGTCTGTCCCCGCTTTTGCAAGCTGCACGAGGGCCAGCGGGGCCTGTGCTTCGTGCGCGGCAACGTCGGCGGCAAGGTGGCGCTGCTGTCCTACGGCCGCTCCAGCGGGTTCTGCGTCGATCCCATCGAGAAGAAGCCGCTGAACCATTTCCTGCCGGGGACGCCGGTGTTCTCCTTCGGCACCGCCGGCTGCAACCTGGCCTGCAAGTTCTGCCAGAACTGGGACATCAGCAAGTCGCGCGAAATGGATTCGCTGCTGGACCGGGCCAGCCCCGAGGCGATCGCCCAGACCGCCAAGGCGCTCGGCTGCCGCAGCGTCGCCTACACCTACAACGACCCGGTCATTTTCCACGAATACACGATCGATACCGCGCGCGCCTGCCGGGAGCTCGGCGTCAAGTCGGTCGCCGTCTCCGCCGGCTACCAGTGCGCCGAGCCGCGCGCCGAGTTCTACCGCTACATGGACGCCGCCAACATCGACCTGAAGGCCTTCACCGAGGACTTCTACCACAAGATCTGCGGCGGCCATCTGCAGCCGGTGCTGGAGACGCTGGAATACATCAAACATGAAACGAGCGTCTGGCTGGAAATAACCACCCTGCTGATTCCGGACGAAAACGATTCCGAACAGGAGCTGGAGGCGCTGACGCGATGGGTGGTCGAGAAGCTGGGGCCGGACGTGCCGCTGCATTTCTCGGCCTTCCATCCCGACTGGAAGATGCTGAACAAGAGCGCCACCCCGCCCACGACGCTGCTCGAGGCGCGGCGGATCGCCATGAAGAACGGCGTGCGCTACGCCTATGTCGGCAACATCCATCACAAGGAAGGCGACAGCACCTATTGCCACCATTGCGGACAGATGCTGATCGGCCGCGACTGGTACGAGCTGTCGGAGTGGAACCTCACGCCGGAAGGCCGCTGCAACCGCTGCGGCACGCCCTGTGCCGGCGTGTTCGAGGCCGAGCCGGGCGACTGGGGCGCGAAACGCATGCCCGTCAGCATGGCCGGGCGTGTCTGA